A window of Myxococcales bacterium genomic DNA:
TCAGCTTTCGCGGACTGGGCAGGTCCTTGAGCAGACGCAGGGAATCGGAGCCTTGTCGGAGCAGATGAATGCGCAACTTGCCACCGCGAAAATCGAGTGACTCGGTCACCGGCGGATCCGCGCCGACCTCACTCAACTGCAAACGCCCTTTGACGATGTCGAGTTCGAATCCCCGCTTGCGGCGCAGTTCGGCCTTGAAATCGCGAACCGCCGTATCGCGCCGCTTGGTATTGGGATGTCTCACCGCGAGTTCTCCAGTGATGTTGGGGGTGCGCCCACCAATTTCGGTAAAACAGCGCGATGCTGTGCCGGCCTCGAGTTCGAGATCGACAAAGCGAATGGTTCCCTCGGCGGGCCGTGTCACGCCAGTTCCGGGTTCGATCAAGATGCGCCGCAGGCCGCGCTGAGCCCGCCCGTCGATCTTGCAAATGAGTGGGCTCGCGTAATTGCCCTGGATCCAAATCAAGACGAGATCGTTGAGGCTGGCGGGGGTGAGTGTCTGTGCCCTCGCTTGCGAGAAGAGAGACATGACGAGAGTCAATCCCAGAGCCCAGCCGACCACAGATGCGAACGCCGCGCCCCGTTCGCGACGGACCTCGCGGTAGCCATGGGTTGATTCAATCGGGCGGAACATCGAAAGCGTCGGGGCCTCCCTACGCCGAAGCTTATCACTCGTATCAGGCTCGAGTCGATCGCAGGCCTGGAATGCATTCTTGAATGCACTGAAACCTCGGGGCCAACAGGAATTCTTGGCAGTACGACCGTGAATACTGCACGCTCATTCCATGAAGTGTTTTGTATGCAACGTCGGGATCGAACTCTCGGCCGAGGGACGCGTGGGCTTCCGTGAATGTTGCGAGAGTTGCGGGGCAGATCTGCACATCTGCAAGAACTGCCGCTTCTACGACCCTACGGCCTACAACGAATGCAGCGAACCGAGCGCCGAGCGGGTGACGGATTCTGAACGGGCGAACCGTTGCGACTGGTTCAGTCCAAGCGACGAAGAGGGCGGGGCGAGTGTTCGCGCAGATTCGCTCGCCGATCTCGACGCGCTGTTCAAGAAGTAGCTGGCCAAATCCCTCACGGGCCCAACCACGACCGCGCAAGGCTGAGTCAGTAAATTTCAGGCCGGCCGCAAATTACCCGATAGGACAAATCATGGACCGACGCGGAAAAGATACCTGGACAGTCTTCAAGATCATGGGGGAATTCGTTGAGGGTTTCGAAACCCTGCACGATTGCTGGCCCTCGGTTTCCGTTTTTGGCGGCGCTCGGGTCCGCCGGGGCAACCCGATCTATGGCCAGGCCGTGGAGATTGGGAGGGCGCTTTCCCACGCGGGCTTTACCGTGATTACAGGCGGTGGCCCCGGTGTGATGGAAGCGGCCAACCGTGGTGCCCAGCAGGGTCCCCATGATTCGGTCGGATTGAACATCCGCTTGCCTTTTGAACAGAAACCGAACCCCTACACCGACAAGCTCGTCAACTTCAACTACTTCTTTGCGCGCAAGGTGATGTTCGTGAAATACGCTTGCGGGATCGTGGGCATGCCGGGGGGCTTCGGCACCATGGATGAGATATTCGAGGCCCTGACCCTCGTGCAGACGAAGAAGATTCAACGCATGCCGGTGGTGCTCTTCGGCAAGGACTACTGGAGCGGATTGATCAACTGGATGGAAGACCGCATGCTTGCAGATCGCATGATCGCCAAGAGCGACCTCAAGCTGTTCACGGTCACCGACGACTGCGAAGAGGTGATCAATGTCATGCTGCGACATCTAAA
This region includes:
- a CDS encoding TIGR00730 family Rossman fold protein → MDRRGKDTWTVFKIMGEFVEGFETLHDCWPSVSVFGGARVRRGNPIYGQAVEIGRALSHAGFTVITGGGPGVMEAANRGAQQGPHDSVGLNIRLPFEQKPNPYTDKLVNFNYFFARKVMFVKYACGIVGMPGGFGTMDEIFEALTLVQTKKIQRMPVVLFGKDYWSGLINWMEDRMLADRMIAKSDLKLFTVTDDCEEVINVMLRHLKLLRRRGELETSADRETP